A part of Flavobacteriaceae bacterium GSB9 genomic DNA contains:
- a CDS encoding L-ribulose-5-phosphate 4-epimerase, whose amino-acid sequence MMSKYKDLKQECYEANMQLNELNLVVYTFGNVSAVDRENKVFAIKPSGVAYEELKPEDIVIVDFDNNIIEGDMRPSSDTKTHAYLYKKWDDIGGIAHTHATYSVAWAQAQMDIPIFGTTHADHLTADIPCAPPMRDDLIEGNYEHNTGIQIIDCFNEKGLSHTEVEMVLLGNHGPFAWGKNAAKAVYNSKVLEVCAEMAYLTRQINPNAPRLKDSLIKKHYDRKHGANSYYGQ is encoded by the coding sequence ATAATGAGTAAATACAAAGATTTAAAACAAGAATGCTACGAAGCCAATATGCAGCTCAATGAGTTGAATTTAGTGGTTTATACATTTGGTAATGTAAGTGCTGTTGATAGAGAAAATAAAGTGTTCGCTATTAAACCAAGTGGTGTGGCTTACGAGGAGCTAAAGCCAGAGGATATCGTTATAGTAGATTTTGACAATAATATCATTGAAGGGGATATGCGTCCGTCATCAGATACAAAAACACATGCGTATTTGTATAAAAAATGGGACGATATTGGAGGCATAGCCCATACCCATGCGACCTACTCTGTAGCTTGGGCGCAAGCACAAATGGATATTCCAATTTTTGGAACCACACACGCCGATCACTTAACGGCCGATATACCTTGTGCACCACCAATGCGTGATGATTTAATTGAGGGTAATTACGAACACAATACCGGTATTCAAATTATTGATTGTTTTAACGAAAAAGGATTGTCGCATACCGAAGTGGAAATGGTACTTTTAGGGAACCACGGTCCGTTTGCTTGGGGAAAAAATGCAGCTAAAGCCGTTTACAACAGTAAAGTTTTAGAGGTTTGTGCAGAAATGGCTTATTTAACGAGACAAATAAATCCTAATGCCCCACGATTAAAAGATTCATTAATTAAAAAACATTATGACCGCAAGCACGGCGCAAATTCTTATTACGGTCAATAA
- the araA gene encoding L-arabinose isomerase, which yields MIDISTKEVWFITGSQDLYGDEALKQVAKNSTEIANTLNDSALIPVNVVFKPIVKSSDEIFETLTAANQEKNCIGIITWMHTFSPAKMWIRGLTALQKPLCHLHTQYNRDIPWGTIDMDFMNLNQAAHGDREFGFMVSRLRKNRKVVVGHWSLDTVQKKIGDWTRVAAGWDDWQGAKFARFGDNMRFVAVTDGDKVEAETKFGFSVNTYAVGDLVEVINSISEDAVNNLVKEYEDSYHMAESLLEGGEKRQSLLDAARIELGLEKFLVDGGFKGFSDTFEDLHGMKQLPGIAVQRLMQKGYGFAGEGDWKTAALTRAMKVIGSELEGGNAFMEDYTYHLDPAAPRILGSHMLEVDPALAADKPSCEVHPLGIGGKEDPVRLVFNGRAGDSLVAGLMDFGNRFRLLINKTVGEEVTEELPNLPVARVMWKPLPDFETACEAWILGGGAHHTCYSENISVEQMEDFAEMAGIEALVIDENTTIRDFKNTIKANEAYYMFK from the coding sequence ATGATAGATATTTCAACAAAAGAAGTTTGGTTTATTACAGGAAGCCAAGATTTATACGGTGACGAAGCATTAAAGCAAGTTGCAAAAAATTCAACCGAAATAGCAAATACTTTAAACGATTCGGCTTTAATACCAGTAAATGTGGTTTTTAAACCTATTGTAAAATCTTCCGATGAGATTTTCGAAACTTTAACCGCAGCAAACCAAGAAAAAAACTGTATCGGTATTATTACATGGATGCATACATTTTCGCCAGCAAAAATGTGGATACGAGGTTTAACGGCGCTTCAAAAACCGCTGTGCCATTTGCATACGCAGTACAACAGGGATATTCCTTGGGGCACTATCGATATGGACTTTATGAACCTAAATCAAGCAGCACATGGCGACCGTGAGTTTGGTTTTATGGTAAGCCGTTTGCGTAAAAACAGAAAAGTGGTTGTTGGTCACTGGTCGTTAGATACTGTGCAAAAGAAAATTGGCGACTGGACACGTGTTGCCGCTGGTTGGGATGATTGGCAAGGTGCCAAGTTTGCCCGTTTTGGAGACAATATGCGCTTTGTAGCCGTTACCGACGGCGATAAAGTAGAAGCCGAAACTAAATTTGGTTTTTCTGTAAATACTTATGCTGTTGGCGATTTGGTTGAGGTTATCAACTCGATTTCAGAGGATGCCGTAAATAACTTGGTTAAAGAATACGAAGACTCATATCATATGGCTGAGTCGCTATTGGAAGGTGGCGAAAAAAGACAGTCTTTATTAGATGCTGCCCGAATTGAACTTGGATTGGAAAAGTTCTTGGTAGATGGTGGCTTTAAAGGATTTAGCGATACATTTGAAGATTTACACGGCATGAAACAATTGCCAGGTATTGCTGTACAGCGATTAATGCAAAAGGGTTACGGTTTTGCTGGAGAAGGCGACTGGAAAACTGCTGCATTAACTAGAGCCATGAAAGTTATTGGTTCTGAGCTTGAAGGCGGAAACGCTTTTATGGAAGATTATACTTATCATTTAGATCCTGCAGCGCCAAGAATTTTGGGTTCTCACATGTTGGAGGTCGACCCTGCTTTGGCGGCCGATAAACCATCTTGCGAGGTACATCCTCTTGGAATAGGAGGAAAAGAAGATCCTGTTCGTTTAGTGTTCAACGGTAGGGCAGGAGATTCTTTGGTTGCTGGTTTAATGGATTTTGGTAACCGTTTTAGATTATTAATCAACAAAACTGTAGGTGAGGAAGTTACCGAAGAATTACCTAACTTGCCCGTTGCGCGCGTGATGTGGAAACCGTTGCCAGATTTTGAAACGGCTTGTGAGGCATGGATTTTAGGAGGAGGGGCACACCATACGTGCTACAGTGAAAATATTTCGGTTGAACAAATGGAAGATTTTGCTGAAATGGCCGGTATAGAAGCTTTGGTTATTGACGAAAATACTACCATCCGAGATTTCAAAAATACCATTAAAGCTAATGAAGCATACTATATGTTCAAATAG
- a CDS encoding solute:sodium symporter family transporter, with translation MGLISFAAFTLLVAVIAWWSTRKTDETSSDGYFLGGRSLTGPVIAGSLLLTNLSTEQIVGMNGVSFRDGIPIMAYEVVAAIAMVFTAFVLLPKYLKSGIATIPQFLEDRYGKSTKTIVSLLFLLGYAISMLPTVLYSGALAINTMFDIPEMLGMGPKGALWVTVWTIGIIGSIYAIFGGLKAVAVSDSINAVGLIVGGSLIPIFGLMKIGDGNVFRGLKTLTTELPEKFNIIGGPDSDVPFWTLFTGMIIVNFYYWGTNQAIIQRALGAKNLQEGQKGLLLAAFIKILGPFIVVLPGIIAFYLFNGDLANADEAYPMVVKAVLPLAFIGFFAAVLFGAILSSFNSALNSSVTLFGLDFYKTYFKHDATEKEVVRAGKTFGIVLALFSMAIAPLLYGVQGGVFTYLQELNGTHSVPILAIIIVGIFTKRVSGKAANIAILFSALTYLILLYVVRPMCIESGTYFPHFLHLMGMLFALVVIIMFVVSKFFPRETDYLQEYTKQVDITPWKFLKPVGYAVVAAVVGLYIYLS, from the coding sequence ATGGGTTTGATTTCTTTTGCAGCCTTTACACTTTTGGTGGCTGTTATAGCTTGGTGGTCAACAAGAAAAACTGACGAAACATCTTCTGATGGTTATTTCTTAGGGGGAAGAAGTTTAACAGGACCGGTAATTGCGGGTTCTTTATTACTTACCAACTTGTCAACCGAGCAAATTGTAGGTATGAATGGTGTATCCTTTAGAGATGGTATCCCTATTATGGCTTACGAGGTTGTTGCTGCTATCGCTATGGTTTTTACGGCGTTTGTGCTATTGCCAAAATATCTTAAAAGTGGTATAGCTACGATTCCCCAGTTTTTAGAGGATAGATATGGAAAATCCACAAAAACCATCGTATCGTTATTGTTCTTGTTAGGGTATGCAATTTCAATGCTGCCTACAGTATTGTATTCGGGCGCCTTGGCAATTAATACCATGTTCGATATTCCTGAAATGTTGGGTATGGGACCAAAAGGAGCACTTTGGGTAACGGTTTGGACTATAGGAATTATAGGGAGTATCTATGCGATTTTTGGAGGACTGAAAGCGGTAGCCGTTTCCGATTCCATTAACGCCGTTGGTTTAATTGTTGGAGGGTCGTTAATTCCAATTTTTGGTTTAATGAAGATAGGTGATGGAAATGTTTTTAGAGGGTTGAAAACTTTAACTACAGAACTTCCTGAGAAATTTAATATCATTGGAGGACCCGATTCCGATGTGCCTTTTTGGACACTATTTACGGGAATGATTATTGTAAATTTTTATTATTGGGGAACCAACCAAGCCATTATTCAAAGGGCCCTAGGAGCTAAAAACTTGCAGGAAGGTCAAAAAGGACTTTTGTTGGCGGCATTCATTAAAATATTAGGCCCATTTATTGTTGTGCTTCCTGGTATTATTGCTTTTTATTTATTTAATGGCGATTTAGCTAACGCAGACGAAGCTTACCCGATGGTTGTTAAAGCAGTATTACCTTTAGCGTTTATAGGGTTCTTTGCGGCAGTGTTGTTTGGTGCTATTTTAAGTTCTTTTAACAGTGCCTTGAACAGTTCGGTGACACTATTTGGTCTAGATTTTTACAAAACATATTTTAAGCACGATGCAACAGAAAAGGAAGTTGTTAGGGCTGGTAAAACGTTTGGTATTGTATTGGCATTATTCTCGATGGCTATTGCTCCATTACTTTATGGTGTTCAGGGTGGAGTTTTTACATATCTTCAAGAATTAAATGGAACACATAGTGTGCCAATTTTAGCTATTATCATTGTTGGTATATTCACTAAGCGTGTTTCAGGAAAGGCTGCAAACATTGCTATTTTATTTAGTGCGTTGACGTATTTAATTTTATTGTATGTGGTCAGACCAATGTGCATTGAGTCTGGTACCTACTTCCCTCATTTTTTACATTTAATGGGAATGCTTTTCGCACTGGTAGTAATTATAATGTTTGTAGTTAGTAAGTTCTTTCCAAGAGAAACGGATTATTTACAAGAATATACAAAACAAGTCGATATTACACCATGGAAATTCTTAAAACCTGTTGGCTATGCCGTTGTAGCAGCCGTGGTTGGGCTTTATATATACTTGTCTTAG
- a CDS encoding galactose mutarotase, with protein sequence MRVFKRSFFSILLLVLVGLNTHCKNNKKEKPSETMEVPAEEKSTITKSDYGKLPDGTTVQQYTLKNTNGVEMDVITYGGRITSLKVPNKNGEFENVVLGFDNLEDYQNDNPFFGALIGRFGNRIAKGKFSLNGEDYTLATNDGDNHLHGGVNGYDRVVWNAEPIEDAKNPGLKLTYLSKDGEEGYPGNLSITVIYTLTDDNTLEADYEATTDKATVINLTQHAYFNLTGDFSKDILNHEVAINADAFLPVDGTLIPTGEIRKVAGTPFDFTEAKKVGKEINAENKQLELGKGYDHCWVLNGEKGNMRLAASAFDAESGRLMEIFTTEPGIQFYTGNFLDGTLPMPNGGVYAHRTGFCLETQHYPDSPNQKDFPSVVLNPGETYSTKTSFKFSVKKEE encoded by the coding sequence ATGAGAGTTTTTAAACGTTCTTTTTTTAGTATTTTGCTCCTAGTATTAGTGGGGCTTAATACACATTGTAAAAACAATAAAAAAGAAAAACCTAGCGAAACTATGGAAGTTCCAGCAGAAGAAAAATCAACAATTACGAAATCCGATTACGGTAAATTACCAGATGGTACAACGGTACAACAATATACCCTGAAAAATACCAACGGTGTTGAAATGGACGTTATCACTTACGGAGGACGTATTACCTCTTTAAAAGTTCCCAATAAAAATGGTGAATTCGAAAATGTGGTTTTGGGTTTTGATAATTTAGAAGATTACCAAAACGATAATCCGTTTTTTGGAGCATTGATTGGACGTTTTGGAAACCGTATCGCAAAAGGGAAATTCTCATTAAACGGTGAAGATTATACATTGGCTACAAACGATGGCGATAACCATTTGCACGGTGGTGTAAATGGTTACGACCGCGTGGTTTGGAATGCCGAGCCTATTGAGGATGCAAAAAATCCAGGGTTAAAACTAACCTATCTAAGTAAAGATGGTGAAGAAGGGTATCCTGGGAATTTGAGCATAACTGTTATTTACACATTGACAGACGATAATACTTTGGAAGCTGATTATGAGGCCACAACAGATAAAGCAACGGTAATTAATTTAACGCAACATGCTTATTTTAATTTAACAGGCGATTTTAGCAAAGACATTTTAAATCACGAAGTGGCCATTAATGCTGATGCATTTTTACCTGTTGACGGTACATTGATTCCTACGGGAGAAATTAGAAAAGTAGCAGGTACACCGTTCGATTTTACTGAAGCCAAAAAAGTTGGAAAAGAGATCAATGCTGAAAACAAACAGTTGGAACTTGGAAAAGGGTACGACCACTGTTGGGTGTTAAATGGAGAAAAAGGTAATATGAGGTTAGCAGCATCGGCTTTTGATGCCGAAAGTGGACGTCTGATGGAAATTTTTACAACAGAACCTGGTATACAATTTTACACAGGAAACTTCTTAGATGGCACTTTGCCAATGCCTAATGGCGGTGTTTATGCGCACAGAACGGGCTTTTGTTTAGAAACGCAGCACTATCCCGATTCGCCAAACCAAAAAGACTTTCCGTCGGTAGTTTTAAATCCCGGAGAAACATATAGTACAAAAACTTCGTTTAAATTTTCTGTGAAAAAAGAAGAATAA
- a CDS encoding MFS transporter: MKTENQKLSVLEKIGYGSGDAAVNVVISSMFLIITFFYTDVFGLKPKDMALLFLLVRLIDAITDPLMGMITDKITTKWGRYRHYFLFLAVPFGLSVFLTFTTPNFDYAGKMIYAYLTYVFVTIMFTSVTIPYISIIGVLTSDPQERLSANGYRLFFAKVAAFLVSIVVPILAEKLGKNDIARGYQLAMGLMAFLGTVLFLFCFFTTKERVEHEVESKPLSEQFKLLLKNGQWTLLFGVCFFGTVGYVIRNSVAIFYAKYFLDGDASVQSSFMATGVFAAILAMPASTFITKRYCKVKLFKWTQLAVGLISLVMLFAVKPGNMVLAYVLYFILSFVVDLHAPVFWSAIAEAVDYGHAKSGKRVSGLSFGGISFAQKLGMGLAGAAVGYLLDFFEYVPKAATQSEYALWGIALMLTVIPGLFHVIMGSLMFRYKITDEYYEKIKIKLNI; the protein is encoded by the coding sequence ATGAAAACCGAAAACCAAAAGTTAAGCGTTCTAGAAAAAATAGGATATGGATCTGGTGACGCTGCTGTGAACGTGGTAATATCTTCCATGTTCCTTATCATTACATTTTTTTATACCGATGTGTTTGGGTTAAAACCCAAAGATATGGCGCTTTTGTTTTTGTTGGTAAGGTTAATCGATGCGATTACCGATCCGCTTATGGGGATGATTACCGATAAAATAACAACAAAATGGGGTAGGTACCGGCACTATTTTCTATTTCTAGCAGTGCCTTTTGGGCTTTCCGTTTTCTTAACGTTTACTACACCAAATTTTGATTATGCGGGGAAAATGATTTATGCCTACCTAACCTATGTGTTCGTAACTATAATGTTTACCTCGGTAACTATTCCATATATATCCATAATTGGAGTACTTACCAGTGATCCCCAAGAACGTCTTTCAGCGAATGGCTATAGACTTTTCTTTGCAAAGGTTGCTGCTTTTCTGGTATCTATTGTTGTGCCCATTCTTGCAGAAAAATTAGGTAAGAACGATATTGCTAGAGGTTATCAGCTCGCCATGGGATTAATGGCCTTTTTAGGAACCGTACTTTTCTTGTTTTGTTTCTTCACCACAAAGGAGCGTGTAGAGCACGAAGTAGAAAGTAAACCGCTTTCAGAGCAATTTAAGCTGTTGTTAAAAAATGGCCAATGGACATTGCTATTTGGTGTTTGCTTTTTTGGTACGGTAGGTTATGTTATACGAAATTCGGTGGCTATATTTTATGCAAAATATTTCCTTGATGGCGATGCCAGTGTACAATCATCTTTTATGGCAACCGGTGTTTTTGCGGCAATCTTGGCTATGCCGGCTTCAACCTTTATAACGAAACGCTACTGCAAGGTAAAACTGTTTAAATGGACGCAGCTTGCAGTGGGTTTAATTAGTTTAGTCATGCTATTTGCGGTTAAACCAGGAAACATGGTATTGGCTTATGTGCTGTATTTTATATTGTCGTTTGTTGTCGATTTACATGCGCCGGTATTTTGGTCGGCCATAGCAGAAGCGGTAGATTATGGTCATGCCAAATCGGGTAAGCGGGTTTCTGGGCTTTCTTTTGGAGGTATTTCGTTTGCCCAAAAATTAGGAATGGGCTTAGCAGGAGCAGCAGTAGGGTATTTATTAGACTTCTTTGAATATGTGCCTAAAGCCGCTACGCAAAGTGAGTATGCATTATGGGGTATAGCCTTGATGCTTACAGTCATTCCGGGGCTGTTTCATGTAATTATGGGAAGCTTAATGTTCCGTTACAAAATTACGGATGAATATTACGAAAAAATCAAAATTAAACTAAACATATAG
- a CDS encoding glycoside hydrolase family 97 protein translates to MVKLEATKNQTIEYKVFKNSYLVIDQSQLGLIRDDGNFYKALRLNTVSDAETINESYTMLQGKQKEITYQANKYVVETENNDAQKMDIIFQLSNDGLAFRYHFTDTSSEIKTILEEKTTYNFPKNTKAWLQPMSKAKTGWEHVHPSYEEHYESGIAVSKKPPINEGWVYPALFKTDSVWTLISETALAENYCGTRLKYNDSVDVLQVTFPQKEEVFPNGALNPESKLPWLTPWRTLTIGSLGTIAESTMGTDLAEEAINMDTSFIKSGLASWSWALLKDKSVNYNTTVQFINYAASMNWQYCLIDVDWDTRIGNEKIKDLADYARSKNVKLIVWYNSSGSWNTTPYHPKSKLLTQKDRIAEFKKLNELGVSGIKVDFFGGDGQSMIAYYHDILKDAAKHELLVNFHGATLPRGWHRTYPHLMTVEAIKGEEFITFEQANADLQPTHCALLPFTRNTFDPMDFTPMVLDSIPNINRITTKGFELALPVLFLSGIQHIAETPTGMAKQPDFVIEYLKKIPTNWDESKFIAGFPAKDVIIARRKNNIWFIVGINGENKSKTFNIDLSFVNNEEGFIITDDTKNGFVQNNIKPSSSVNIKMKPYGGFVMKF, encoded by the coding sequence ATGGTCAAACTAGAAGCTACAAAAAACCAAACCATTGAATATAAAGTTTTCAAAAACAGTTATTTAGTTATTGACCAATCACAATTAGGACTAATTAGGGACGATGGGAATTTTTACAAAGCCCTAAGACTCAATACAGTTTCTGATGCTGAAACCATTAACGAATCGTACACCATGTTGCAGGGCAAACAAAAAGAAATTACTTATCAAGCTAATAAATATGTTGTTGAAACCGAAAATAATGATGCACAAAAAATGGATATCATTTTTCAACTATCAAATGATGGTTTAGCTTTTAGATACCATTTTACAGACACTTCCTCTGAAATAAAAACAATACTCGAGGAGAAAACCACCTATAATTTTCCAAAAAACACAAAAGCCTGGTTGCAACCCATGTCTAAGGCCAAAACTGGCTGGGAGCATGTACATCCCTCTTACGAAGAGCATTATGAAAGCGGTATTGCCGTGAGTAAAAAACCTCCCATCAACGAAGGCTGGGTTTATCCAGCATTATTTAAAACCGATAGTGTTTGGACTCTAATTTCGGAAACCGCACTAGCCGAAAATTATTGTGGAACCCGGTTAAAATACAACGATTCCGTTGATGTACTACAAGTTACATTTCCACAAAAAGAAGAAGTTTTCCCTAACGGTGCACTCAACCCAGAATCAAAACTCCCTTGGCTGACACCTTGGCGTACACTCACCATTGGTTCTTTAGGCACCATCGCAGAAAGCACCATGGGTACCGATTTAGCCGAGGAGGCCATTAATATGGATACTTCCTTTATTAAAAGCGGCTTAGCCTCATGGAGTTGGGCGCTTTTAAAAGATAAATCCGTCAATTACAACACCACAGTTCAATTTATAAATTATGCCGCTTCTATGAACTGGCAATACTGCTTAATTGATGTAGATTGGGATACCCGAATTGGGAACGAAAAAATTAAGGACTTGGCTGATTATGCAAGATCTAAAAACGTAAAACTTATAGTTTGGTACAATTCGTCAGGCTCTTGGAACACAACGCCCTATCACCCTAAAAGTAAATTGCTCACGCAAAAGGATCGCATTGCTGAATTTAAAAAATTAAATGAATTGGGTGTTTCTGGTATTAAAGTAGACTTTTTTGGAGGTGATGGCCAGTCCATGATTGCCTATTATCACGATATTTTAAAGGATGCCGCCAAGCATGAGCTACTGGTTAATTTTCACGGTGCAACCCTCCCCCGTGGTTGGCACCGAACTTACCCGCATTTAATGACCGTAGAAGCTATAAAAGGTGAAGAATTTATAACATTTGAACAAGCCAATGCCGATTTACAACCCACCCATTGTGCCTTGTTGCCTTTTACAAGAAATACCTTCGACCCCATGGATTTTACTCCCATGGTTTTAGATTCCATACCAAATATCAATAGAATAACCACCAAAGGATTTGAATTGGCGCTACCCGTTTTATTTCTGTCGGGAATCCAGCACATTGCAGAAACTCCCACAGGAATGGCTAAACAGCCAGATTTTGTGATTGAATACCTTAAAAAAATACCAACCAACTGGGATGAATCAAAATTTATTGCTGGCTTCCCTGCAAAAGATGTGATTATAGCCAGAAGAAAAAATAATATCTGGTTTATAGTTGGTATTAATGGTGAAAATAAATCGAAAACCTTTAATATAGATTTATCTTTTGTTAACAACGAGGAGGGATTTATAATAACCGATGACACCAAAAACGGATTTGTTCAAAATAATATAAAGCCATCATCTTCCGTAAATATAAAAATGAAACCCTACGGTGGTTTTGTTATGAAATTTTAA
- a CDS encoding family 43 glycosylhydrolase, which produces MGSSDKNAPIVLQRADPFIYKHTDGFYYFTGSVPTYDVIELRRAKTIKELQNAETFNVWRKHESGPMSRHIWAPEIHYLDGKWYVYFAASEEEDIWKLRPYVLECSGQDPLKDEWVELGQMQAADGDNKTFIDFSLDGTVFENNEKRYFCWAEKTGGQFAASNLYLAEMESPIKLKTVQFMLTTPDYDWERIGFWVNEGPAVIKNNGKIYITFSASATGACYCMGLMEANENADLFDRNSWKKSRYPVLQSDYEKGIYGPGHNSFTVDENGNPLSVYHARDYEKAVGDPAMVPKSDTRPLEEIIEDPLYDPNRHARVMEVKFDGAGKPIFDFY; this is translated from the coding sequence ATGGGGAGTTCAGACAAAAATGCACCAATAGTTTTACAACGTGCCGACCCGTTTATTTATAAACATACAGATGGGTTTTACTACTTTACAGGTTCGGTGCCGACCTATGATGTTATTGAGCTAAGACGAGCCAAAACAATAAAAGAATTGCAAAATGCAGAAACTTTTAATGTATGGCGCAAACATGAAAGTGGACCAATGAGTCGTCACATTTGGGCGCCTGAGATTCATTATTTAGACGGAAAATGGTACGTGTATTTTGCGGCTAGTGAAGAAGAGGATATTTGGAAATTAAGGCCCTATGTTCTTGAATGTTCAGGTCAAGACCCTTTAAAGGACGAATGGGTGGAATTGGGACAAATGCAAGCTGCAGATGGCGATAACAAAACATTTATCGATTTTTCGTTGGACGGCACTGTTTTTGAAAATAACGAAAAACGCTATTTCTGTTGGGCCGAAAAAACGGGCGGCCAATTTGCGGCTTCCAATTTATATTTAGCCGAAATGGAATCGCCAATTAAATTAAAAACGGTACAATTCATGCTAACTACACCCGATTATGATTGGGAACGTATCGGTTTTTGGGTTAACGAAGGCCCAGCGGTTATCAAAAACAACGGAAAGATTTACATTACATTTTCAGCTAGTGCAACAGGAGCATGTTATTGCATGGGCTTGATGGAGGCCAATGAAAATGCCGATTTATTTGATAGAAATTCGTGGAAAAAATCAAGGTACCCAGTATTACAATCCGACTATGAAAAAGGTATTTATGGTCCAGGGCATAACAGTTTTACGGTAGATGAAAACGGGAATCCTTTGAGCGTTTATCATGCTAGGGATTACGAAAAAGCGGTTGGTGATCCTGCTATGGTCCCTAAAAGCGATACTAGACCATTGGAAGAAATTATTGAAGACCCTTTATACGACCCAAACCGTCATGCACGAGTCATGGAAGTAAAATTTGATGGCGCTGGTAAACCTATTTTTGATTTTTATTAA
- a CDS encoding ribulokinase, protein MKKYTIGMDFGSDSVRALLVDISTGEELATAVHYYARWKEGKYCEPSKNKFRQHPLDYIEGIETTIKQVLAEVDDSVVKNIVGIGVDTTGSTPVAVDKTGTPLALKEGFEENPNAMFVLWKDHTGIKEADEINALCKKWDIDYSQFEGGIYSSEWFWSKILHVSRADKSVYEAAYSWVEHCDWVPFLLTGGSDVSEMKRSRCAAGHKALWHESFGGLPPNDFFVALDPILDGLKDRLFTKTYTSDVSAGTLSEEWANRLGLPSSVVVAVGAFDAHMGAVGVNIEPYFLTKIMGTSTCDILVAPKQEEEHLVKGICGQVDGSVIPDMLGLEAGQSAFGDIYAWYNRLLAWPIKELIGNSSLIDEYTREKLVEEALDNLIPKLSEAASKEPIGASGELALDWMNGRRTPDANQNLKGVISGINLGSTSPKVFRALVESSCFGAKKIADRFINEGIPIKGVIALGGIAKKSPFIMQMMADVLNMPIKVVKSEQACALGAAVFGAVAANSYKDTFEAMDNMASPFETVYAPNPENVPVYQKVYERYSDLAVTIEDYIMKNV, encoded by the coding sequence ATGAAAAAATATACCATAGGTATGGACTTTGGTTCCGATTCTGTTAGAGCTTTGCTTGTTGATATAAGCACGGGTGAAGAGTTGGCAACCGCAGTACATTATTATGCCAGATGGAAAGAAGGTAAATATTGTGAGCCTTCAAAAAACAAATTCAGACAACATCCGCTTGATTATATTGAGGGTATTGAAACTACAATTAAACAAGTACTTGCAGAAGTTGACGACAGTGTCGTGAAAAATATTGTTGGTATTGGAGTAGATACTACAGGCTCTACACCGGTAGCCGTGGATAAAACAGGTACACCATTGGCGCTTAAAGAGGGGTTTGAAGAAAACCCTAACGCTATGTTTGTGCTTTGGAAAGATCATACCGGAATTAAGGAAGCCGACGAAATAAACGCGCTTTGTAAAAAATGGGATATTGATTATTCACAATTTGAAGGTGGTATTTATTCTTCAGAGTGGTTTTGGTCTAAAATATTACATGTTTCACGAGCCGATAAGAGCGTTTATGAAGCGGCTTATTCATGGGTTGAGCATTGCGACTGGGTACCCTTTTTATTAACGGGCGGAAGTGATGTGTCGGAAATGAAGCGTAGCCGTTGTGCCGCTGGTCATAAAGCCCTTTGGCACGAATCGTTTGGTGGATTGCCTCCTAATGATTTCTTTGTAGCACTAGATCCTATTTTAGACGGACTAAAAGATAGGTTGTTTACCAAAACATACACTTCAGATGTTTCAGCAGGAACATTGTCCGAAGAATGGGCAAACCGTTTAGGTTTACCATCGTCGGTTGTTGTTGCAGTAGGGGCTTTTGATGCCCATATGGGAGCCGTTGGTGTAAACATAGAGCCTTACTTCCTTACCAAAATCATGGGTACGTCAACTTGCGATATTTTAGTGGCGCCAAAACAAGAAGAAGAGCATTTGGTTAAAGGTATTTGCGGACAAGTAGATGGTTCTGTTATACCAGATATGTTGGGACTTGAAGCAGGGCAATCGGCATTTGGCGATATATATGCGTGGTACAACCGTTTGTTGGCATGGCCAATTAAAGAACTTATTGGAAATTCATCTTTAATTGATGAATACACAAGAGAAAAATTAGTAGAAGAAGCATTAGATAATTTAATACCGAAGCTAAGTGAAGCCGCATCGAAAGAGCCCATAGGCGCTTCTGGCGAGCTAGCCTTAGATTGGATGAACGGTAGAAGAACTCCAGATGCCAACCAAAATCTTAAAGGGGTCATTTCTGGAATAAACTTAGGGAGTACATCTCCAAAAGTATTTCGTGCTTTGGTTGAGTCGTCTTGTTTTGGGGCTAAGAAGATTGCTGATAGGTTTATCAATGAAGGTATTCCAATTAAAGGCGTTATCGCCTTGGGCGGCATTGCAAAAAAATCACCTTTTATCATGCAAATGATGGCCGATGTTTTAAACATGCCTATCAAAGTTGTTAAATCTGAACAAGCTTGTGCTTTGGGTGCGGCGGTTTTTGGAGCCGTAGCAGCCAATAGCTATAAAGATACTTTTGAAGCTATGGATAATATGGCGAGCCCTTTTGAAACAGTATATGCACCTAACCCAGAAAATGTTCCTGTTTACCAAAAGGTATATGAGCGTTACAGTGATTTAGCCGTAACCATTGAAGATTACATAATGAAAAACGTATAA